The DNA window TGATCCATGACTAACTCTGTTGCTTTGATCCATTTTGTGCGAATcctattttctttaatttgttttcctcATTTGTTATCTCCAGTTGGTGCAGCTGTGCTTTACTAATAACTGTCTGATCCATTGCTCTCAACTTATGCTGTGAGTTTAATCAGCAGAGTTTTCTCCCAATCACTTCAAGTTCATCTGTTTAGAGCCATGAGATATAAAGATTAGTGCAAGAAATACTTGGTCCATGAAGCAAATTAATGAGGTTCTCCGTTTGCATCCTCTACGAGTCTAGGACCCTactgtaaaattatttttgacaaaatgaAATTGAGTTATTACGCGTTTCTTGGAATTCAGGAGTGTTTCAATGTAAAGGCAGACGACAAGCAGTGCAAAGCTACAGTTGAGCATGCTAGAGAGTGTGATTCTCGAAGGCAATTGCAATCTGAAATCATATAGAGTTGAAGAGCAAAATGGAGTTGTAATCTTCTTTAACTGCGTGCATGATCTCGTTGGAGCAGAATTTCGTGGCTTTTATGGTTCGAAGGATAGTTTTGAGGTATGTGTTGATACCAGCATTCTTCTACAAACACAAACCTTGGTGTACGTAACGCCCGCGTTGTCTCTGAGAGGCGGCTCGGGCGGCGACGCGTGCGACCGAGGAGCTCGCCCAACCTGCTgctgcctcgccgtcgctcgaGCAGGCTGCCGGAAACCGTGCGACTgcgatgacggcggcggcggggctcctttctctctccacCTTGGAATAAAGGCGTATGGAGGCGCAGTGGAGTGGCCAGATCTGGCTTCGCCCAGATCTGCGAATGGCGACGGTGGACGGAGGCGCGCGGGGTGAAGCCGCGCTGGCCGGAGGCGCGCGAGGGCGAGGCTGCGTTGGCCGGCGGCTGGACAcgcgtggcgacgacggccgaagACGAGCTGCGGGAGGCTACGGCGCCGACGGCCGTAGGCGCGTGACGGCGAGGTCACGCGGGCGCCGGCGCACGATGACTCACGGCGGCACCCGACGCGTGAGGGCGAGGCCGCGTTGGCCGGCGGCTGGACGcgcgtggcgacgacggccgaagACGAGCTGCGGGAGGCTGCGGCGCCGATG is part of the Oryza brachyantha chromosome 11, ObraRS2, whole genome shotgun sequence genome and encodes:
- the LOC121055693 gene encoding uncharacterized protein LOC121055693, which gives rise to MKQRFARMPYMFYKTVTASDTNTHDGFSVPRHTAEDCLPQQHHWLVHSRKKAPPFYAKRLDLSWVCSLMNPLVSSSHDYSQQRSSQELVAKDLHALALGRCRLLPHRRRHALGLRPAAVSKYWNFSSRAGSGQHSTPGAAVSRRAPAPARPRRHTLTAIGAAASRSSSSAVVATRVQPPANAASPSRVGCRRESSCAGARVTSPSRAYGRRRRSLPQLVFGRRRHACPAAGQRSLALARLRPARLHPARLRPPSPFADLGEARSGHSTAPPYAFIPRWREKGAPPPPSSQSHGFRQPARATARQQQVGRAPRSHASPPEPPLRDNAGVTYTKMNLK